A genomic region of Streptomyces sp. NBC_00247 contains the following coding sequences:
- a CDS encoding DUF4287 domain-containing protein → MTNSVKGPASYFPSIEKTYGRPVAQWKELIRASPLTKHGELVAWLKTVHGLGHGHANALVAHTRAEDADR, encoded by the coding sequence ATGACGAACTCAGTGAAGGGCCCTGCCAGTTACTTCCCCTCGATCGAGAAGACCTACGGACGCCCCGTGGCGCAATGGAAGGAACTGATCCGTGCCTCGCCCTTGACGAAGCACGGGGAACTGGTCGCCTGGCTCAAGACCGTCCACGGCCTCGGGCACGGCCACGCCAACGCCCTGGTCGCCCACACGCGTGCGGAGGATGCCGACCGCTGA
- a CDS encoding glycoside hydrolase domain-containing protein: protein MSTRSHPAVPPEAPPGTSPGRRRPLRAAVAVLLAGALGAAALAGGGVAVAAPGASTSGASGTDWTALVDPFVSTAGDDGNDLPGAQAPHGLAKVNPLTTPNRNHPGYDYDEDHIAGFTATNLDGVGGSGGGGDLLVVPTSVRYDSRPATSTYAHAYSHDDESATPGSYRVGLGALSGTGAAVKEEPGTIEAEMAATTRTALERYSFPAGSQPELVLDLANNFTSRTRSTLKATTRPDGTTSIDGLLAGSFNGASYQLYYHATTNVPVTSLKSWGGDGKLSDATSRDGVDTGAVLGFDASHGDDVELRITLSPISAEQAATDQANEVGGLTFEQARERTKAEWNTALGAVAVKASEKSDPGSTLTKEFYTHLYRMYAAPVNATSTSGTYRGADGAVHQANGFTYYDGWSTWDDFRKYSVEAYIDPATYRDMVQSLVELFADTRATGKSLGSLTHSVPTVRWERSAVLVADALSKGFKNFDRLDEAYPALMAYAGYYTGAQLRQGYVTGDPGTTVQRGYDQWALSVIAGALGKTDDAVKLREQSTMAIDNLVKSGAWKAPDGTEVGLLTPRAASGDWQAADYEKFEEAGLYQGTLWQYHWYDAYDMGGLIEAMGGDKAGKAAVEHMFGEDSRVDDGSTMLHSNANEIDLQAPYLFNYVGEPSLTQKWVRSIYTGTTWNRYIATGSTNEAPSGGGQFTPPVKTQVYKLSPHGFLPTMDNDAGTMSTMFVGAALGLFPVTAGSSQFQIGSPFFDSTTIRYANGAEFTVKANGVSPSAYYVQSAKLNGKKFDNTWLDYSQIVAGGTLDFTMGAKPSKWGTGTEPAYSLNTDAGDTGSGTAPGKGDTVVHAAPATLATKADGTVDGGVRLTLSGPATFTGRKGTSLTTSGAATVTGLPGGVTGDLRVTDAHTATLSLKGTTEVDARLGITFQDTAFAHGVKASTVRGTGISPTDPLTVSAAAVHRASLGALVDQASPVRVGNYSDGSWTLFRSALERARTVLADSASPTGTLMAAEDALRSAADTLTIDEGGYAVLQAESPDEKQGPSLTSERNNSDGNLGGVTEGSWERFTKLDFGGVAPHSISVRYANSQAADAKPSSVDVHAGGADGPVVATAQLPGTGGWQYWNTVQATVTDPDALPAAKSVTFVFHAPAGQQWVSNFDWYQFSPYGITASASTTLATLTAVNATSTGGGSLPLKTSSGIFENVTDGAWAEWKGTDLHDGADTLTVRYDKPQTRSAPDSHIELRLGSKDGPRAVDVPLASTGSGWGTIGTTSVRLDPSVLKGAQDVYAVFASSTQTSALPYVANVYALTLTQDVSAPVAVDATAFRSNSGGGLKSEPAGWSGAGSTTDLGGTYDGAWLDYGDIEFGASAKNTVTVTYANNSARCGTGSAIQIYLDAFDTAAPGTPYATVPLPVTGSAWSSGGTTSLTLPEGITGTHGLHLRLVTTADSSHPYVANIGRLTFDHVDAPAATDPSALRKAIERYEGLTGQADRYDAIDFGVYRRELDAARALVDAEDATQLEVDTRTRSLTLAAGQLIPLPRLTLEDLVGTASALENARYTDASWKAFTTALTAAKTATADATSTDAVLTARYDALRHAVSALATKPKSAPAAPEAVSATSSGSSVTVAWSAPADTGGSPVTGWTVTLDDGHQVRIADPAGRSTTFSGLRSGRSYTARVSAVNTYGTSRPSAATAPVVTVGGKPQKPVVTGVVTHGKHVRVTWHTAFDGGFPIVGYTVALGDGTTAHVSATADTALLTTTGEAKANTATVTAVTLAGTSEETVSSTAAAPVTPYEPSAFPAAALDASYPSDGWPETGDGSDYFHDLLSGFDDLSTTTRGANAKVPSGTSPTAENDTIAVAINNAATQKEVDRAEVDATHSATVTMADGLGSRLGAIYADALDGGRLPKTSALFGRVSAGLDEVDAVKNLYAYQRPYVRLGFVGDGGDIYESQDGSYSGLATSGSYPSGHTYGGYEAGTVLATLLPELAPSILARTSEYGNNRVILGFHYPLDVMGGRMSAQATVAHRWADPAFEELLTEAHAEIENVLLAKCEEEGYGTTLAACSGDAYAGLSTEQQVDVYTRRLSYGFSQVGKSGQALQAPADAAALLITAFPDLTTEQRTQIIEQTATDSGYPLDLTGEDRESWERINLAAAMAARVVVNGDGSVTVTNFADATAAAVADASAITVGGVAIDGFDPEVSTYVVDVPKNAKTPAVTAVPGRSGAKVKVTEGSKVLSSNGSGFTTRTVRVTSANGALTRTYTVGLRSTGRDGGSFGSSGSHGGWSPPTDWSRPLRLPGLR from the coding sequence GTGTCCACAAGATCCCATCCCGCTGTACCCCCGGAGGCACCTCCGGGTACGTCCCCCGGCCGTCGCCGCCCGCTGCGCGCGGCGGTCGCCGTCCTGCTCGCCGGGGCGCTCGGCGCCGCCGCGCTGGCGGGCGGCGGCGTGGCCGTAGCCGCGCCCGGCGCGAGCACGTCCGGTGCCTCCGGCACCGACTGGACCGCGCTCGTCGACCCGTTCGTGTCGACCGCCGGTGACGACGGCAACGACCTGCCGGGCGCGCAGGCGCCCCACGGCCTGGCCAAGGTCAACCCGTTGACCACGCCGAACCGCAACCACCCCGGGTACGACTACGACGAGGACCACATCGCCGGGTTCACCGCGACCAACCTCGACGGGGTCGGTGGCTCGGGCGGCGGCGGCGACCTGCTGGTCGTCCCGACCTCCGTGCGGTACGACAGCCGGCCCGCCACCAGCACGTACGCCCACGCGTACAGCCACGACGACGAGTCCGCGACGCCCGGCTCCTACCGGGTGGGCCTCGGCGCCCTCTCCGGTACCGGGGCGGCCGTCAAGGAGGAACCGGGCACCATCGAGGCCGAGATGGCCGCGACGACGCGCACCGCGCTGGAGCGGTACAGCTTCCCCGCCGGCTCGCAGCCCGAGCTGGTCCTCGACCTCGCGAACAACTTCACCAGCCGCACCCGCTCGACCCTGAAGGCGACGACGCGCCCGGACGGGACGACCTCGATCGACGGTCTCCTCGCGGGATCGTTCAACGGCGCCTCGTACCAGCTGTATTACCACGCCACCACCAACGTCCCGGTGACCTCGCTGAAGAGCTGGGGCGGTGACGGCAAGCTGAGCGACGCGACCTCGCGGGACGGGGTCGACACCGGCGCCGTGCTCGGGTTCGACGCGTCCCACGGGGACGACGTCGAACTGCGGATCACCCTCTCGCCGATCAGCGCCGAACAGGCCGCGACCGACCAGGCGAACGAGGTCGGCGGGCTCACCTTCGAGCAGGCGCGCGAGCGGACGAAGGCCGAGTGGAACACCGCGCTCGGCGCGGTCGCCGTCAAGGCCTCGGAGAAGTCCGACCCCGGGTCGACGCTGACCAAGGAGTTCTACACCCACCTGTACCGCATGTACGCGGCTCCGGTGAACGCCACCAGCACCAGCGGTACGTACCGGGGCGCGGACGGCGCGGTGCACCAGGCCAACGGCTTCACGTACTACGACGGCTGGTCCACCTGGGACGACTTCCGCAAGTACTCCGTCGAGGCGTACATCGACCCGGCCACCTACCGGGACATGGTGCAGTCGCTCGTCGAGCTCTTCGCCGACACCCGCGCCACCGGCAAGAGCCTCGGCAGCCTCACCCACTCGGTGCCGACCGTGCGCTGGGAGCGCTCGGCGGTGCTGGTCGCCGACGCGCTGTCGAAGGGGTTCAAGAACTTCGACCGGCTCGACGAGGCGTACCCGGCGCTGATGGCGTACGCCGGGTACTACACCGGCGCGCAGCTGCGCCAGGGGTACGTCACCGGTGACCCCGGTACGACCGTCCAGCGCGGCTACGACCAGTGGGCGCTCTCCGTCATCGCGGGCGCGCTCGGCAAGACGGACGACGCGGTGAAGCTGCGCGAGCAGTCGACCATGGCGATCGACAACCTCGTGAAGTCCGGTGCCTGGAAGGCGCCGGACGGCACCGAGGTCGGTCTGCTCACCCCGCGCGCCGCGAGCGGCGACTGGCAGGCCGCCGACTACGAGAAGTTCGAGGAGGCCGGTCTCTACCAGGGCACGCTCTGGCAGTACCACTGGTACGACGCCTACGACATGGGCGGCCTCATCGAGGCCATGGGCGGCGACAAGGCCGGCAAGGCCGCGGTGGAGCACATGTTCGGCGAGGACTCCCGTGTCGACGACGGCTCGACCATGCTGCACTCCAACGCGAACGAGATCGACCTGCAGGCCCCGTACCTCTTCAACTACGTCGGCGAGCCGAGCCTGACGCAGAAGTGGGTGCGCTCCATCTACACCGGCACCACCTGGAACCGGTACATCGCGACCGGCTCCACCAACGAAGCCCCCAGCGGTGGCGGCCAGTTCACCCCGCCGGTGAAGACCCAGGTCTACAAGCTCTCGCCGCACGGCTTCCTGCCGACCATGGACAACGACGCGGGCACCATGTCGACCATGTTCGTCGGCGCCGCGCTCGGCCTGTTCCCGGTCACCGCCGGGTCCAGCCAGTTCCAGATCGGCAGTCCGTTCTTCGACTCCACGACGATTCGCTACGCCAACGGCGCCGAGTTCACCGTGAAGGCGAACGGCGTCTCGCCGAGCGCCTACTACGTGCAGAGCGCCAAGCTCAACGGCAAGAAGTTCGACAACACCTGGCTGGACTACTCGCAGATCGTCGCGGGCGGCACCCTCGACTTCACCATGGGCGCCAAGCCCTCGAAGTGGGGCACCGGCACCGAGCCCGCGTACTCGCTGAACACGGACGCGGGGGACACCGGTTCCGGTACGGCCCCGGGCAAGGGCGACACCGTCGTCCACGCAGCCCCGGCCACCCTCGCGACCAAGGCCGACGGCACCGTCGACGGCGGCGTGCGGCTCACCCTCTCGGGACCGGCCACGTTCACCGGCCGCAAGGGCACCAGCCTGACCACGAGCGGGGCGGCGACCGTCACCGGCCTGCCGGGCGGCGTCACCGGAGACCTCCGTGTCACCGACGCGCACACCGCGACCCTCTCCCTCAAGGGCACCACCGAGGTCGACGCGCGCCTCGGCATCACCTTCCAGGACACGGCCTTCGCGCACGGCGTGAAGGCGTCCACGGTGCGCGGCACCGGGATCTCCCCGACCGACCCGCTCACCGTCTCCGCAGCGGCGGTGCACCGCGCGAGCCTGGGCGCACTCGTCGACCAGGCGTCCCCGGTGCGCGTGGGCAACTACTCGGACGGCTCCTGGACCCTCTTCCGGTCGGCCCTGGAGCGCGCCCGGACCGTCCTCGCGGACTCCGCCTCCCCGACCGGCACGCTCATGGCCGCCGAGGACGCGCTGCGGTCCGCCGCCGACACCCTCACCATCGACGAGGGCGGCTACGCCGTCCTCCAGGCCGAGAGCCCCGACGAGAAACAGGGCCCGAGTCTCACCAGCGAGCGCAACAACTCGGACGGCAACCTCGGCGGGGTCACCGAAGGCTCGTGGGAGCGGTTCACCAAGCTGGACTTCGGCGGGGTGGCCCCGCACAGCATCTCGGTGCGGTACGCCAACTCGCAGGCCGCCGACGCCAAGCCGAGCAGCGTCGACGTCCACGCGGGCGGAGCCGACGGCCCCGTCGTCGCCACCGCCCAGCTTCCCGGAACGGGCGGCTGGCAGTACTGGAACACCGTCCAGGCGACCGTCACCGACCCGGACGCCCTGCCGGCGGCGAAGAGCGTGACCTTCGTCTTCCACGCCCCCGCGGGCCAGCAGTGGGTGTCGAACTTCGACTGGTACCAGTTCTCGCCGTACGGGATCACGGCGTCCGCCTCGACGACGCTCGCCACGCTGACCGCGGTGAACGCCACCTCCACCGGCGGCGGTTCGCTCCCGCTCAAGACCTCGTCCGGCATCTTCGAGAACGTGACGGACGGCGCCTGGGCCGAGTGGAAGGGCACCGACCTCCACGACGGGGCCGACACCCTCACCGTCCGCTACGACAAGCCGCAGACGCGCTCGGCGCCGGACTCGCACATCGAGCTGCGCCTCGGCTCGAAGGACGGTCCGAGGGCCGTCGACGTCCCGCTCGCCTCCACCGGTTCGGGCTGGGGCACCATCGGCACCACGAGCGTCCGCCTCGACCCGTCCGTTCTCAAGGGCGCCCAGGACGTGTACGCGGTCTTCGCCTCCAGCACGCAGACCTCGGCCCTGCCCTACGTGGCCAACGTCTACGCGCTGACCCTGACGCAGGACGTCTCCGCCCCCGTGGCGGTCGACGCGACCGCCTTCCGCTCGAACAGCGGCGGCGGCCTCAAGAGCGAGCCGGCCGGCTGGAGCGGCGCGGGGTCCACCACGGACCTCGGCGGCACCTACGACGGAGCCTGGCTCGACTACGGGGACATCGAGTTCGGCGCCTCGGCGAAGAACACCGTCACCGTCACCTACGCCAACAACTCCGCCCGCTGCGGCACCGGTTCGGCGATCCAGATCTACCTGGACGCTTTCGACACCGCCGCTCCCGGCACCCCGTACGCCACCGTCCCGCTGCCCGTCACGGGAAGCGCCTGGTCGTCCGGAGGTACGACGAGCCTGACGCTGCCCGAGGGGATCACCGGTACCCACGGCCTCCACCTGCGCCTGGTGACCACCGCGGACTCCTCGCACCCGTACGTGGCGAACATCGGCCGGCTCACCTTCGACCACGTCGACGCCCCCGCGGCCACGGACCCCTCCGCGCTCCGCAAGGCGATCGAGCGGTACGAGGGACTCACCGGCCAGGCCGACCGGTACGACGCGATCGACTTCGGGGTGTACCGGCGTGAACTCGACGCCGCACGCGCCCTCGTCGACGCCGAGGACGCGACCCAGCTCGAAGTCGACACCCGCACCCGCAGCCTCACCCTCGCCGCCGGCCAGCTGATCCCGCTGCCGCGCCTCACCCTGGAGGACCTGGTCGGGACCGCCTCGGCCCTGGAGAACGCGCGTTACACGGACGCCTCCTGGAAGGCGTTCACCACCGCGCTCACCGCGGCGAAGACGGCCACGGCCGACGCCACGTCCACGGACGCGGTGCTCACCGCACGGTACGACGCCCTCCGGCACGCCGTCTCGGCGCTCGCCACCAAGCCCAAGTCGGCGCCCGCCGCACCCGAAGCGGTGTCGGCGACCTCCTCCGGCAGCAGCGTGACCGTCGCCTGGTCCGCCCCCGCCGACACCGGCGGCTCGCCCGTCACCGGCTGGACCGTCACCCTCGACGACGGCCACCAGGTCCGGATCGCGGACCCGGCCGGCCGGAGCACCACCTTCAGCGGGCTGCGCTCCGGCCGCTCGTACACCGCGCGGGTCAGCGCCGTGAACACGTACGGCACCTCCCGCCCGAGCGCCGCCACCGCGCCCGTGGTGACCGTCGGCGGGAAGCCGCAGAAGCCGGTGGTGACCGGCGTGGTCACCCACGGCAAGCACGTCCGGGTGACCTGGCACACCGCCTTCGACGGCGGCTTCCCGATCGTCGGCTACACCGTCGCCCTCGGCGACGGCACCACCGCGCACGTCTCCGCCACGGCGGACACCGCGCTGCTCACCACCACCGGCGAGGCGAAGGCGAACACCGCCACGGTGACCGCCGTGACCCTGGCCGGAACCTCCGAGGAGACGGTTTCCTCCACCGCGGCGGCCCCGGTCACCCCGTACGAGCCGTCCGCCTTCCCGGCCGCCGCCCTGGACGCGAGCTACCCGTCGGACGGGTGGCCGGAGACCGGTGACGGCTCCGACTACTTCCACGACCTGCTGAGCGGTTTCGACGACCTCTCCACCACCACCCGCGGTGCCAACGCCAAGGTGCCCTCCGGCACCTCGCCGACCGCCGAGAACGACACGATCGCCGTCGCCATCAACAACGCGGCGACCCAGAAGGAGGTGGACCGGGCCGAGGTGGACGCGACGCACAGCGCCACCGTCACCATGGCCGACGGCCTCGGCTCCCGGCTCGGCGCGATCTACGCCGACGCCCTGGACGGCGGCCGACTGCCGAAGACCAGCGCCCTGTTCGGCCGCGTCTCGGCCGGGCTCGACGAGGTCGACGCGGTGAAGAACCTGTACGCCTACCAGCGCCCGTACGTCCGGCTCGGCTTCGTCGGCGACGGCGGCGACATCTACGAGTCGCAGGACGGCTCGTACAGCGGCCTGGCCACCAGCGGCTCCTACCCGAGCGGCCACACCTACGGCGGCTACGAGGCCGGGACCGTCCTCGCCACCCTCCTGCCGGAGCTGGCGCCGTCGATCCTCGCCCGCACCTCGGAGTACGGCAACAACCGCGTCATCCTCGGGTTCCACTACCCGCTGGACGTCATGGGCGGCCGGATGAGCGCGCAGGCCACCGTGGCCCACCGCTGGGCGGACCCCGCGTTCGAGGAGCTGCTGACCGAGGCCCACGCGGAGATCGAGAACGTGCTCCTCGCGAAGTGCGAGGAGGAGGGTTACGGCACCACGCTCGCGGCCTGCTCCGGCGACGCGTACGCCGGTCTGTCCACGGAGCAGCAGGTCGACGTGTACACGCGCCGGCTGAGCTACGGCTTCTCCCAGGTGGGGAAGTCCGGCCAGGCGCTCCAGGCTCCGGCCGACGCGGCGGCCCTGCTGATCACCGCCTTCCCGGACCTCACCACCGAGCAGCGCACGCAGATCATCGAGCAGACCGCCACCGACTCCGGCTACCCGCTCGACCTCACGGGTGAGGACCGGGAGAGCTGGGAGCGGATCAACCTGGCCGCCGCCATGGCCGCGCGGGTGGTCGTCAACGGCGACGGTTCCGTCACCGTGACCAACTTCGCCGACGCCACCGCGGCCGCGGTCGCCGACGCGAGCGCGATCACCGTCGGGGGCGTGGCGATCGACGGGTTCGACCCGGAGGTCTCCACGTACGTGGTGGACGTGCCGAAGAACGCGAAGACCCCCGCCGTCACCGCCGTACCGGGCCGGTCCGGTGCGAAGGTGAAGGTCACCGAAGGCAGCAAGGTCCTCTCCTCCAACGGCTCCGGGTTCACCACCCGGACCGTCCGGGTGACCTCGGCGAACGGTGCGCTCACCCGTACCTACACGGTCGGGCTGCGGTCCACCGGCCGCGACGGGGGCTCCTTCGGCTCCTCCGGTTCCCACGGCGGCTGGTCGCCTCCCACGGACTGGTCCCGGCCGCTGCGCCTTCCCGGGCTGCGGTAG
- a CDS encoding ricin-type beta-trefoil lectin domain protein, which yields MRLNSARPRRGGWTKALRLLSVAAVTVAAVSVGGTMNAEASVPVPPSGFTLTWSDDFNGASGTGIDQGLWKYDTGPGSNFGTGEIETMTSSTSNVYYDGQSHLVLQALHSGSDPRAGWTSGRVETQSANFGAPAGGVVRMESVLQQPNVTTANGAGYWPAFWMLGAPLRSGVTWPRSGEIDIMEDINGRSSVFGAVHCGVSPGGPCNEGTGITSGERACSGCQTGFHDYAVEIDRSVSPEQVRFYLDGTNYYTIYANQVDATTWADAIDHPFYIIYDLAIGGGFPDAFGGGPNAATVSGGKLVIDSVAVYNKAPGSNGGGNTGGSVTGQTITGPGGKCVDVAGDDNGGDGTAVQLWDCQSAAKDQHWTWSGQSLQTLGKCLDIAGGNSAAGTKLQLATCNTGGYQSWVKQSDGSLKNPTSGRCVDSPNGATANGTRLQIWDCNGSAAQKFSIGSSVKGPGGKCVDVAGDDNGGDGTAVQLWDCQSTAKDQQWTWSGQSLQTLGKCLDIAGGNSAAGTKLQLATCNGGGYQNWVANSNGSMSNPTSGRCVDSPDGATANGTRLQIWDCNGSAAQKFALG from the coding sequence ATGCGCTTGAACTCTGCACGACCGAGGCGCGGCGGGTGGACGAAAGCGCTGAGGCTGCTTTCCGTCGCCGCGGTCACGGTGGCGGCGGTCTCCGTCGGCGGGACGATGAACGCCGAGGCGTCGGTACCCGTGCCCCCGTCGGGCTTCACCCTCACCTGGAGCGACGACTTCAACGGCGCGTCCGGCACCGGTATCGACCAGGGGCTGTGGAAGTACGACACCGGGCCGGGCAGCAACTTCGGCACCGGTGAGATCGAGACCATGACCAGCAGCACCTCGAACGTCTACTACGACGGTCAGAGCCATCTGGTGCTCCAGGCGCTGCACTCCGGTTCCGACCCGCGTGCCGGATGGACGTCCGGGCGGGTGGAGACCCAGTCGGCGAACTTCGGCGCTCCGGCCGGCGGAGTCGTCCGCATGGAGTCCGTCCTCCAGCAGCCCAACGTCACCACCGCCAACGGGGCGGGCTACTGGCCCGCGTTCTGGATGCTCGGTGCGCCGCTGCGGTCCGGGGTGACCTGGCCGAGGTCCGGCGAGATCGACATCATGGAGGACATCAACGGCCGCAGCTCCGTCTTCGGCGCGGTCCACTGCGGTGTCAGTCCGGGCGGGCCGTGCAACGAGGGCACCGGCATCACCTCGGGTGAGCGCGCCTGTTCGGGGTGCCAGACCGGCTTCCACGACTACGCGGTGGAGATCGACCGTTCGGTGTCGCCGGAGCAGGTCCGGTTCTACCTCGACGGCACCAACTACTACACGATCTACGCCAACCAGGTGGACGCGACGACCTGGGCGGACGCGATCGACCACCCGTTCTACATCATCTACGACCTGGCGATCGGCGGTGGCTTCCCCGACGCCTTCGGCGGCGGTCCGAACGCGGCCACGGTCTCCGGCGGCAAGCTGGTCATCGACTCGGTCGCCGTCTACAACAAGGCCCCTGGCTCCAACGGCGGTGGCAACACAGGTGGTTCGGTGACCGGCCAGACGATCACCGGTCCGGGTGGCAAGTGCGTGGACGTCGCGGGTGACGACAACGGCGGCGACGGTACCGCCGTCCAGCTGTGGGACTGCCAGTCCGCGGCCAAGGACCAGCACTGGACCTGGAGCGGCCAGAGCCTGCAGACCCTGGGCAAGTGCCTGGACATCGCCGGCGGCAACAGCGCGGCCGGTACGAAGCTCCAGCTCGCCACCTGCAACACCGGCGGCTACCAGTCCTGGGTGAAGCAGTCCGACGGCTCCCTGAAGAACCCGACCAGCGGCCGGTGCGTCGACTCGCCGAACGGCGCCACCGCCAACGGCACCCGGCTCCAGATCTGGGACTGCAACGGTTCCGCCGCCCAGAAGTTCTCCATCGGCAGCTCCGTCAAGGGCCCGGGCGGCAAGTGCGTGGACGTGGCCGGTGACGACAACGGCGGCGACGGTACCGCCGTCCAGCTGTGGGACTGCCAGTCCACCGCCAAGGACCAGCAGTGGACCTGGAGCGGCCAGAGCCTGCAGACGCTGGGCAAGTGCCTGGACATCGCCGGCGGCAACAGCGCGGCCGGTACGAAGCTCCAGCTCGCCACCTGCAACGGCGGCGGCTACCAGAACTGGGTCGCCAATTCCAACGGCTCGATGTCCAACCCGACCAGCGGCCGGTGCGTCGACTCGCCCGACGGAGCCACCGCCAACGGCACCCGCCTCCAGATCTGGGACTGCAACGGTTCCGCCGCCCAGAAGTTCGCCCTGGGATAG
- a CDS encoding ABC transporter ATP-binding protein has translation MIETRPRQVTEEVTSSDAVRLDSVVKRFTDAKGERFTAVDGIDLRIRRGEIVAFLGPNGAGKTTTIDMLLGLTRPDEGSVRLFGHEPQQVVRSGRVAAVLQSGGLLPDLSVEATVRMLGSLHPGADIDGVLARAGLDQLRGRRVAECSGGEQQRLRFALALLSGPELLVLDEPTAGMDVVARREFWATVREDTERGMTVMFATHYMEEADRFADRVVMIDRGRVVVDGSVSDVRSALSGRTVSARIGEQDAAALARSPLVRSCTPRGGRYHFDTTDSDALLRLLIGQTSATDIEVTPRSLEEAFMTLTHQSRTEGGTR, from the coding sequence ATGATCGAAACCCGACCGCGCCAGGTGACCGAGGAGGTGACGTCCTCGGATGCCGTCCGGCTCGACTCCGTCGTGAAGCGGTTCACCGATGCCAAGGGAGAGCGGTTCACCGCCGTCGACGGCATCGACTTGCGCATCCGGCGGGGTGAGATCGTTGCCTTCCTCGGACCGAACGGCGCCGGCAAGACGACCACCATCGACATGCTGCTCGGGCTGACGCGGCCCGACGAGGGCTCGGTGCGGCTGTTCGGACACGAGCCGCAGCAGGTGGTGCGCTCCGGTCGGGTCGCCGCGGTGCTCCAGTCGGGCGGGCTGCTGCCCGATCTGAGCGTCGAGGCCACCGTACGGATGCTCGGTTCGCTGCACCCCGGTGCCGACATCGACGGGGTGCTGGCCCGGGCCGGACTCGACCAGCTGCGCGGCCGTCGCGTCGCGGAGTGCTCCGGCGGCGAGCAGCAGCGGTTGCGGTTCGCCCTCGCGCTGCTCTCCGGGCCCGAGTTGCTGGTCCTGGACGAGCCGACGGCCGGTATGGACGTCGTCGCCCGCCGGGAGTTCTGGGCCACGGTCCGCGAGGACACGGAGCGCGGCATGACGGTCATGTTCGCCACCCACTACATGGAGGAAGCGGACCGGTTCGCGGATCGGGTGGTGATGATCGACCGCGGTCGTGTCGTCGTCGACGGTTCGGTGTCCGACGTGCGGTCCGCCCTCAGCGGGCGCACCGTGTCGGCGCGGATCGGCGAGCAGGACGCCGCCGCCCTCGCGCGGTCCCCGCTGGTCCGCTCGTGCACCCCGCGCGGCGGCCGGTACCACTTCGACACCACCGACTCCGACGCGCTGCTGCGCCTGCTGATCGGGCAGACGTCCGCCACCGACATCGAGGTCACCCCGCGCAGCCTCGAAGAGGCCTTCATGACCCTCACCCACCAGAGCCGTACCGAAGGGGGCACCCGATGA
- a CDS encoding ABC transporter permease, translating into MSTASATHRARTSPFSGVNSVFIGYELRRRFNRQTTIFTLLLPAVLYLALFRTEPDGATLPHGNFAAWMMTGIAVYGAATAAVSSAATISVEKASGWMRTMALSPLAPPGYLFVKVLSSVIMAAVPVAVVGVLGVFTGVEATATVWVTSLLVAWLGAAVFAALGITLGLALKPDTVMHMPGLTMTALAFLGNLFIPLSGTMLEISRYSPMFGVSTLARYSLTEGYSFSGEHSSLAMAVVNTVAWFVAFSFMAVRRFRKSTGRN; encoded by the coding sequence ATGAGCACCGCCTCAGCCACCCACCGGGCGCGGACCTCGCCGTTCAGCGGCGTCAACTCCGTCTTCATCGGCTACGAACTGCGCCGCCGCTTCAACCGGCAGACCACGATCTTCACGCTGCTGCTGCCGGCCGTCCTCTACCTCGCGCTCTTCCGTACCGAACCCGACGGCGCCACCCTCCCGCACGGCAACTTCGCGGCCTGGATGATGACCGGCATCGCCGTGTACGGAGCGGCGACCGCGGCGGTCAGCTCGGCGGCCACCATCTCCGTGGAGAAGGCGTCCGGCTGGATGCGCACCATGGCGCTCAGCCCGCTCGCCCCTCCCGGTTACCTCTTCGTCAAGGTGCTGTCCTCCGTGATCATGGCGGCGGTGCCGGTGGCCGTCGTGGGTGTGCTCGGCGTGTTCACCGGGGTGGAGGCCACGGCCACGGTGTGGGTGACGTCCCTGCTGGTGGCGTGGCTCGGTGCGGCCGTCTTCGCCGCCCTCGGCATCACGCTGGGGCTCGCTCTCAAGCCCGACACCGTGATGCACATGCCGGGTCTGACCATGACCGCGCTCGCCTTCCTCGGCAACCTCTTCATCCCGCTCTCCGGCACCATGCTGGAGATCTCCCGCTACTCGCCGATGTTCGGCGTCTCCACCCTCGCCCGCTACAGCCTGACCGAGGGCTACTCCTTCAGCGGTGAGCACTCCAGCCTCGCGATGGCGGTGGTCAACACCGTCGCCTGGTTCGTGGCCTTCTCCTTCATGGCGGTACGCCGCTTCCGCAAGAGCACCGGCCGAAACTGA